Proteins encoded within one genomic window of Coriobacteriia bacterium:
- the ccsA gene encoding cytochrome c biogenesis protein CcsA: protein MWVLLVCGALLTLADFILAFFYAPLVEGAGVGGSQVIGGVLVGNQLLFSQKIFYFHVPVAISSFLVFFFTAYYGVRFLMTKDKRYDTRSRIATEVTLVFVLLTMFTGDLWTRFEWGVWWVWEPRLTTYFIMTLLVIAYFVLRSAVDDEERRATYAAVFGIIAFIDAPISFAITRLVPNELHPVVLRSGGGLTGVQLAAFLLGLFGMLMFAWVVYQTRLREEVIKERIEVIQEELEN, encoded by the coding sequence ATGTGGGTGCTGCTCGTCTGCGGCGCGCTGTTGACCCTGGCGGACTTTATTCTGGCGTTCTTCTACGCGCCTCTCGTTGAGGGAGCGGGCGTAGGCGGATCGCAGGTGATCGGCGGCGTGCTGGTCGGCAACCAGCTGCTCTTCTCGCAGAAGATCTTCTACTTCCACGTTCCCGTGGCGATCAGTTCGTTCCTGGTGTTCTTCTTCACGGCGTACTACGGCGTGCGCTTCCTTATGACCAAGGACAAGCGCTACGACACACGCTCGCGAATCGCCACAGAGGTTACGCTGGTGTTCGTGCTGCTCACGATGTTCACGGGTGACCTTTGGACGCGCTTCGAGTGGGGCGTGTGGTGGGTCTGGGAGCCGAGGCTCACCACATACTTCATCATGACGCTGCTCGTGATTGCGTACTTCGTGCTGCGAAGCGCGGTCGACGACGAGGAGCGCCGCGCCACCTACGCGGCCGTCTTCGGCATCATCGCCTTCATCGATGCACCGATCTCGTTCGCGATTACGCGGCTCGTGCCCAACGAGCTTCACCCGGTCGTCCTGCGTAGCGGTGGCGGCCTGACCGGCGTTCAGCTGGCGGCGTTTCTTCTCGGGTTGTTCGGCATGCTCATGTTCGCTTGGGTCGTCTATCAGACCCGCCTGCGCGAGGAAGTCATCAAGGAACGCATTGAGGTCATACAGGAAGAACTCGAAAACTAG
- a CDS encoding heme ABC transporter permease CcmB, whose protein sequence is MAKISSARQFKAILRKDLVMELRTREMLTSMGLYAVLVLVVYEIALSQAGSDFEILRIASGLLWLAIIFTSLLGLNRSLVHEKDQGCLEALLLSPIDRPVIYFAKAIGNLIFLAMVEVIVLPLFYFFFLSGKELGAPLWMLPLPLIVGSIGIAGVGTLLSTMSVNTTGKDFILAVLFIPVMFPLLYACVAATSAVLIGDPGYAVVYWKSLALGAGYDGIMILAAFGLYEFIIGA, encoded by the coding sequence ATGGCCAAGATTTCCTCGGCTCGTCAGTTCAAGGCCATCTTGCGCAAAGACCTCGTCATGGAGCTTCGCACGCGGGAGATGCTTACTTCGATGGGCCTCTATGCCGTGCTCGTGCTCGTGGTCTACGAGATCGCGCTGTCGCAGGCGGGCTCGGACTTCGAGATCCTGCGGATCGCATCCGGCCTGCTGTGGCTGGCGATCATCTTCACGTCGCTTCTGGGCCTGAACCGCTCGCTTGTTCACGAGAAGGACCAAGGCTGCCTCGAAGCGCTGCTGCTGTCGCCCATCGATCGCCCGGTGATCTACTTTGCCAAGGCGATCGGCAATCTCATCTTCCTTGCCATGGTCGAGGTGATCGTGCTGCCGCTGTTCTACTTCTTCTTCCTGTCCGGCAAGGAGCTGGGAGCGCCTCTTTGGATGCTGCCGTTGCCGCTCATCGTGGGCTCCATCGGCATCGCCGGAGTCGGTACGCTGCTCTCCACCATGTCGGTCAACACGACCGGCAAGGATTTCATCCTCGCGGTGCTCTTCATCCCGGTGATGTTTCCGCTGCTCTACGCATGCGTGGCAGCCACCTCGGCGGTTCTTATCGGCGATCCGGGGTATGCAGTGGTGTACTGGAAGTCGCTGGCGTTGGGCGCCGGCTACGATGGCATAATGATCCTGGCCGCGTTTGGCCTGTACGAGTTCATAATCGGCGCGTGA